A single region of the Denticeps clupeoides chromosome 18, fDenClu1.1, whole genome shotgun sequence genome encodes:
- the clnk gene encoding cytokine-dependent hematopoietic cell linker → MAHKHQDPRGERSRHRHDPPEALDEDEYHIPDGGCDGESALIQPARPSCSQSEYVDRSRPRMARGFYAVDCNLSKALPSIPIRANQGPAVNRNLKPGRQARGRTGPADEKPHGKKSENQTFRTPPRPRKNIPVQPGQQVTAAGRRPPRPATPTLFATETRDANTRPSWAEKQLNAKSNRASHESRNGRSHPNHRYSLDLESQELMEASHSHRKESTADMHNEWPQVKADMEHRSYRPQERPIETSDRADWYVGAFARVEAEHALHLVNTEGAFLVRDCSKSTAREPYVLVVFYDNRVFNIQIRFDQSTQKYSLGTGLRTHDTFDSVADIIKFHSIFPVILIDGRNPRNDQQKRNCVLMYPVTRKDMFHLLLSQEPSHLMGHSE, encoded by the exons ATGGCTCATAAACACCAGGACCCCAGGGGCGAGCGGAGCAGACACCGCCATGATCCCCCCGAAGCCCTGGATGAGGACGAGTACCACATCCCAGACGGCGGGTGTGATGGGGAGTCGGCCCTCATCCAGCCGGCCAGACCGAGCTGCAGCCAATCTGAATACGTTG ACAGGAGTCGTCCAAGAATGGCACGCGGTTTCTATGCTGTGGACTGT AACCTCTCAAAAGCTCTGCCCAGTATTCCCATAAGAGCAAATCAAG GGCCTGCTGTGAACAGGAACCTGAAGCCGGGGAGGCAGGCGAGGGGCCGCACGGGCCCCGCAG ATGAAAAGCCTCATgggaaaaaatctgaaaatcaG actttcaGGACTCCACCGag GCCTCGTAAGAACATCCCAGTGCAGCCAGGGCAGCAGGTCACAGCAGCAGGGCGTCGTCCACCCAGACCTGCCACGCCCACTCTGTTCGCCACGGAGACCCGTGATGCCAACACGAGGCCGTCCTGGGCAGA AAAGCAACTAAAT GCAAAGAGCAACAGAGCTTCTCATG AATCTCGGAATGGCAGATCTCATCCGAACCACAGATATTCTTTAGACCTGGAATCTCAGGAGCTGATGGAAGCAAG TCATTCTCATCGAAAGGAGAGCACAGCAG ACATGCATAATGAATGGCCGCAGGTTAAAGCCGACATGGAGCACCGAAGCTATCGCCCACAGGAGCGGCCTATTGAG ACTTCAGACAGAGCGGACTGGTACGTTGGTGCCTTTGCTCGGGTTGAAGCGGAGCATGCGCTTCATTTGGTCAACACG GAGGGCGCGTTTCTAGTGCGGGACTGCTCCAAGAGCACAGCCCGAGAACCGTACGTCCTTGTGGTGTTTTATGACAACCGGGTATTCAACATCCAGATCCGTTTTGATCAGAGCACTCAGAAGTACAGCCTCGGGACGGGCCTACGGACGCATGAT ACATTTGACAGTGTAGCAGACATCATTAAATTCCATTCCATCTTCCCGGTCATCCTGATTGATGGCAGGAACCCGCGCAACGACCAACAGAAAAGAAATTGCGTTCTCATGTATCCAGTCACCAGAAAGGACATGTTTCACCTGCTTCTGTCGCAGGAACCCAGCCATCTGATGGGTCATTCTGAATGA
- the hs3st1 gene encoding heparan sulfate glucosamine 3-O-sulfotransferase 1, with protein sequence MAAFLLGLLLLVLQSPPVPSRPWERGDAEPPAPNGTVQQLPDVIIIGVRKGGTRALIEMLSLHRVVAAAQNEVHFFDWESHFQRGLPWYLSQMPFSLPGQLTVEKTPAYFTSAKVPARIRQMNPAVKLLLIVRDPTERVLSDYTQVLHNRLQKHKRPRPVEAVLMKGGEVNLGYKALNRSLYYLHMENWLRHFPLRSIHLVDGDRLVREPLAEMKEVERFLELEPQIGAANFYFNKTKGFYCLRDRGKERCLHDSKGRAHPHVQPAILHKLYRYFHQPNRRFFQLVGRTFSWN encoded by the coding sequence ATGGCGGCCTTTCTCCTCGGCctgctcctcctcgtcctccagTCCCCTCCGGTCCCGTCCAGGCCCTGGGAGCGCGGGGACGCGGAACCCCCGGCCCCCAACGGGACCGTCCAGCAGCTGCCCGACGTCATCATCATCGGCGTGAGGAAGGGCGGCACGCGGGCGCTCATCGAGATGCTGAGCCTGCACCGCGTGGTGGCGGCGGCGCAGAACGAGGTCCACTTCTTCGACTGGGAGAGCCACTTCCAGAGGGGGCTGCCCTGGTACCTCAGCCAGATGCCCTTCTCCCTGCCGGGCCAGCTGACGGTGGAGAAGACCCCGGCCTACTTCACCTCCGCCAAGGTCCCGGCGCGCATCCGCCAGATGAACCCCGCCGTCAAGCTGCTGCTGATCGTGCGCGACCCCACGGAGCGCGTGCTGTCGGACTACACCCAGGTCCTCCACAACCGGCTGCAGAAGCACAAGCGGCCGCGGCCCGTGGAGGCGGTGCTGATGAAGGGCGGCGAGGTCAACCTGGGCTACAAGGCGCTCAACCGCAGCCTGTACTACCTGCACATGGAGAACTGGCTGCGGCACTTCCCGCTGCGCAGCATCCACCTGGTGGACGGCGACCGGCTGGTCCGCGAGCCGCTGGCCGAGATGAAGGAGGTGGAGCGCTTCCTGGAGCTGGAGCCGCAGATCGGCGCCGCCAACTTCTACTTCAACAAGACCAAGGGCTTCTACTGCCTGCGGGACCGGGGCAAGGAGCGGTGCCTGCACGACTCCAAGGGGCGGGCGCACCCCCACGTCCAGCCCGCCATCCTGCACAAACTCTACCGCTACTTCCACCAGCCCAACCGGAGGTTCTTCCAGCTGGTGGGGAGAACGTTCAGCTGGAactga
- the znf518b gene encoding RE1-silencing transcription factor, with translation MHAVIPSTMYPQNVLISFVKLPEDVGGKKDPSPSKAVKNVNEKFYCNKCRFATKHSHLYERHLSQHAEMTFSCPLCSHVSYTKVESQRHAVKHSGSFPYRCPYCVYGAVRRDYIVKHLKRVHHKDLKLGEEPHQSHFTGGTGTCSSSSTAALHTNGYVDLSNRPAGVSSQMLALVPNVPIPMNHSVPKPINRVGTTSSTLVSVASHNNLQKSYFAPYINIAPNQSVATCISSPTCVSGQMISITPSRVPSTMSQSNAATSTVHASPSLGYAANRFMNAMGQSSSASPTGLPLPRPAGIAANGTSSFHPKTAKQLVEGKASSCPKAQPQSRNDAVSKYLAGMFGQSVSKVPNTPVQAGSANRKTQTEQMIPNGVRPNNTASHMVNRENKSTLASGQCKVLPELQPKPSSDQTVKPGMCPPVQVEVLEPSNQPIQHNKPLLVSYPEDLNIPPGSLVELVEVKDVNGAQELQLRIVPQLSLGNPVPTAATGPLKSSTFSCKVTTDRDQTKPLGSNTYRHSPQEVPQSTANKTRMLTASFEPGPRTDTQIDKPVVIKEENDITSRELERRAVAQISVDADPLGSCPLVTCKKEYNEAPPAERQHVQTSQSKFPGIKGSETDPTAPMPAECHQVRVTGEEPAPESLPVILSVFSLGSTEEALSCFLPAKLPLHGTVGNEVEQGKGTELEATTGGGVVVEKAGRFTESATNTPDSSRSHLPGHPQNEELAQDPPTRTVATITDFAKAEPENSDLYGEATKAPTSQTKPTSYQHLFVRNPKVTLVRISNIECLVNPDTNKIPQKPADDTGDLNVTARPVLSCSSNKENMSAPPVVFQTALKLTLKRKLSEAENRTGPGVFEALRLEITEPSGQAKKRRKKEKAVKMGRTPLAMEVPRGTGAPRNTGRLWLTPLKDDQLVKQPGPNQPVVVLNHPNPLNPRIRSESRPTEGLALPMSPLRILLPKATPRAAPGIASISPSLKMTLKKVQGNKYQVTELIAKGINQAFSTNKL, from the coding sequence ATGCATGCAGTGATCCCATCAACCATGTATCCACAAAACGTCTTGATTTCGTTTGTTAAACTTCCTGAGGATGTGGGAGGCAAGAAGGACCCTTCGCCTTCCAAGGCAGTGAAGAACGTCAATGAGAAGTTTTACTGCAACAAGTGTCGCTTTGCCACCAAGCATAGCCACCTGTACGAACGACacctttcccagcatgcagaGATGACCTTCTCCTGCCCACTCTGCAGCCACGTCTCGTACACCAAAGTGGAATCACAGCGGCATGCAGTGAAGCATTCTGGGTCTTTTCCCTACAGATGTCCGTATTGTGTCTATGGAGCGGTGAGGAGAGACTATATAGTGAAACACCTCAAGCGTGTTCATCACAAGGATCTGAAATTGGGTGAAGAGCCACATCAGAGCCATTTTACCGGTGGAACGGGAACTTGCTCGTCGAGCTCTACAGCGGCCCTGCACACCAACGGATATGTGGATCTTTCCAATAGACCTGCCGGTGTGTCCAGTCAGATGCTCGCTCTCGTGCCAAATGTTCCCATCCCAATGAACCATTCTGTTCCCAAGCCCATAAACAGGGTTGGCACCACATCAAGTACGTTGGTTAGCGTTGCTTCACACAACAATCTTCAAAAAAGTTACTTTGCGCCGTACATAAATATCGCACCAAATCAGTCTGTCGCCACCTGCATTAGCAGTCCTACCTGTGTTTCAGGCCAAATGATCAGTATTACACCTAGTAGGGTTCCCAGTACCATGAGTCAGTCAAATGCAGCTACGTCAACTGTTCACGCGAGTCCATCCTTGGGGTATGCAGCAAACCGGTTTATGAACGCCATGGGCCAATCCTCGAGTGCCTCACCGACTGGACTTCCCCTTCCACGGCCAGCTGGTATTGCCGCTAATGGGACCTCAAGCTTTCATCCTAAAACTGCCAAGCAGCTGGTTGAGGGTAAGGCCAGTTCTTGTCCGAAAGCGCAACCTCAGTCACGCAACGATGCTGTGAGCAAGTACCTTGCAGGCATGTTCGGTCAGTCCGTTAGCAAGGTCCCAAACACACCGGTTCAAGCAGGCTCTGCTAATCGCAAGACCCAAACAGAGCAGATGATTCCAAATGGAGTAAGACCCAACAACACAGCCAGTCACATGGTGaacagagaaaataaatcaaCTTTGGCATCCGGTCAGTGTAAGGTTTTGCCAGAACTGCAGCCCAAACCATCGTCAGATCAGACTGTCAAACCAGGCATGTGTCCGCCAGTGCAGGTGGAGGTCTTAGAACCTTCAAACCAACCAATTCAGCACAACAAGCCTTTGCTTGTTTCATATCCAGAGGATCTGAACATCCCCCCTGGCAGCTTGGTTGAACTAGTTGAGGTGAAGGACGTCAATGGTGCCCAAGAACTCCAGCTCAGAATAGTGCCGCAGTTGTCTTTGGGGAATCCGGTGCCAACGGCTGCAACGGGTCCCTTGAAAAGCTCCACGTTTTCATGCAAGGTTACCACTGACAGAGACCAGACAAAACCTCTGGGTTCAAACACATACAGACATTCACCCCAAGAAGTTCCTCAAAGCACAGCAAATAAAACTAGGATGTTAACTGCATCATTTGAACCTGGCCCACGTACGGACACCCAGATTGACAAGCCTGTAGTTATAAAAGAGGAGAATGACATCACTTCAAGAGAACTGGAAAGGAGAGCTGTTGCTCAAATATCTGTAGATGCTGACCCACTGGGAAGCTGTCCATTGGTGACATGCAAGAAGGAATATAATGAAGCACCTCCGGCTGAGCGTCAACATGTCCAGACCTCTCAGTCTAAATTTCCTGGCATTAAAGGTAGTGAAACGGACCCCACAGCTCCAATGCCAGCAGAATGTCACCAGGTCAGAGTAACTGGCGAAGAACCTGCACCTGAAAGTTTGCCAGTAATTTTATCAGTGTTCTCACTGGGATCTACAGAAGAGGCTTTGAGTTGCTTCCTTCCGGCTAAGTTGCCTTTACACGGTACCGTTGGGAATGAGGTGGAGCAAGGGAAAGGCACCGAGCTTGAGGCCACGACCGGAGGAGGTGTGGTGGTGGAAAAGGCAGGCCGTTTTACGGAGTCCGCAACGAATACGCCAGACAGCAGCCGTTCACATCTGCCCGGGCACCCTCAGAATGAAGAGCTTGCACAAGACCCTCCCACAAGAACTGTTGCGACCATTACGGATTTTGCAAAAGCCGAGCCAGAGAATTCGGATTTGTATGGAGAAGCCACCAAAGCACCTACCAGCCAAACAAAGCCCACATCCTATCAACACCTGTTTGTACGTAACCCTAAAGTAACTTTGGTTAGGATTTCTAACATAGAGTGCCTGGTGAACCCCGACACTAACAAAATACCCCAGAAACCGGCAGATGATACCGGCGACTTAAACGTGACTGCAAGGCCGGTCCTCTCGTGCTCATCAAACAAGGAGAACATGTCCGCCCCCCCTGTCGTGTTTCAGACCGCGCTCAAACTTACCCTGAAGAGGAAGCTGTCCGAGGCGGAGAACCGCACCGGCCCTGGGGTCTTTGAGGCTCTGAGGTTGGAAATCACAGAGCCAAGCGGACAGGcaaaaaagaggagaaagaaggagaaggcCGTGAAGATGGGCAGGACGCCACTGGCGATGGAGGTTCCTCGGGGTACAGGTGCTCCTCGCAACACTGGAAGGCTTTGGCTGACGCCCCTAAAAGATGACCAGTTGGTTAAGCAGCCGGGTCCCAACCAGCCAGTTGTGGTTCTCAATCATCCGAACCCGCTGAACCCCAGGATCCGCTCAGAGTCACGTCCAACGGAAGGTTTGGCCCTCCCCATGTCCCCATTACGCATTCTGCTGCCGAAGGCGACACCGCGGGCTGCACCGGGAATCGCGAGCATTTCTCCCTCCTTAAAAATGACCTTGAAGAAAGTGCAGGGCAATAAATACCAGGTGACTGAATTGATCGCCAAAGGGATCAACCAAGCTTTTTCCACGAACaaactttga